The following are encoded together in the Bacillus rossius redtenbacheri isolate Brsri chromosome 9 unlocalized genomic scaffold, Brsri_v3 Brsri_v3_scf9_1, whole genome shotgun sequence genome:
- the LOC134542669 gene encoding KICSTOR subunit 2-like isoform X2 codes for MDPEEEFLITFFSHVSQLNFDKAKERLNSLRSIYDASCTDYRRLEDVARSTGAGTIATVANQLSQFCMARVELIDFYERMYVTSCGKQLCYQELSTHIEDLAAKHAMSFSHMTLTSVKATFSLECEVLVHLLRAQLETQHWRFLHALMQLHGAHTRVAAWERSLHSKESWTLGFGATFLKTSQLPGLFQWLLKLKAALVAKFSLYFYCTLAMQTVAPEMKALCSRLSCDYYHKMQTFQRRYDASAVMLVFDAHDLDDFPGPGYHLPDRPVERLSNLHAYPIVISCPVKPLNHIPNVAKVLSERAAELAAMDKVIFYFSEKEQSTYALALTDPRMSLVVIFDSKKTEKDSFITNFVSELSQQLRCHKVISSLKLSAK; via the exons AACTCCCTTCGCTCCATCTACGATGCCAGCTGCACCGACTACCGTCGCCTGGAAGACGTGGCTCGGTCGACGGGGGCGGGGACCATCGCCACCGTGGCCAATCAGCTGTCCCAGTTCTGCATGGCTCGTGTGGAGCTGATTGACTT CTACGAGAGGATGTACGTGACGAGCTGCGGGAAGCAGCTCTGCTACCAGGAGCTGAGCACGCACATCGAGGACCTGGCAGCCAAGCACGCCATGTCCTTCAGCCACATGACGCTCACCTCGGTGAAGGCCACCTTCAG CCTGGAGTGCGAGGTGCTGGTGCACCTGCTGCGTGCCCAGCTGGAGACGCAGCACTGGCGCTTCCTGCACGCCCTCATGCAGCTGCACGGCGCTCACACCAGGGTCGCAGCGTGGGAGCGCTCCCTGCACAGCAAGGAG TCGTGGACGCTGGGGTTCGGAGCAACGTTCCTGAAGACTAGCCAGCTGCCCGGACTGTTCCAGTGGCTGCTGAAGCTGAAGGCAGCACTGGTGGCCAAGTTCTCTCTGTATTTCTACTGCACGCTCGCCATGCAGACAGTTGCCCCCGAGATGAAGGCCTTGTGCTCCAGGCTCAGCTGCGACTACTACCACAA AATGCAGACATTCCAGCGACGCTACGATGCCAGCGCAGTGATGCTGGTGTTTGATGCACACGACCTTGACGACTTTCCTGGCCCAGGCTACCACCTGCCCGACCGGCCAGTGGAGCGTCTCTCCAACCTGCATGCATATCCCATCGTCATCAGCTGTCCCGTG AAACCCTTGAACCACATCCCCAACGTGGCGAAGGTGCTGAGTGAGCGTGCGGCagagctggcagccatggacaaGGTCATCTTCTACTTCAGCGAGAAG GAGCAGAGCACGTACGCGCTGGCACTGACTGACCCCCGCATGAGCCTGGTGGTGATCTTCGACTCGAAGAAGACGGAGAAGGACTCGTTCATCACAAACTTTGTGTCGGAGCTCAGTCAGCAGCTACGCTGTCACAAGGTCATATCCAGCCTCAAGTTGAGCGCCAAGTGA